Within Spinacia oleracea cultivar Varoflay chromosome 4, BTI_SOV_V1, whole genome shotgun sequence, the genomic segment GCACGTCATTGTAAGGAACAAATCAGGCTTCCCATACTTCTTAACCAAGGACATCGCATTCAAATACCTCTTTTTCATATCCCTAGGCCCCCCCAGAAAACTTGGTGGTAACACAACTCGATGCCCCACATTAGCTGCACTGTTTTCACCGCTCTCGACAGTGTCGAGTATACCTTGGTACAAATCTGCCCTGATAGTTTGCTGGTTCTTTCGGAAAAAGTCCAAGCGAGTGTTTTCAATCTTCACGTACATGTCAACAATGTACTGTTGGAAGCACCTCCCTGCCCTTAGCAGCATGTTACAAGGGCGTATCTGAAGCTTATAAGCATAATACTCTCTGCAAGAGATATGCTTAGCTGATCCTTCCCGACCTTGATGAGCAACTGGTAAGCAAAACAATAGGCCATATGTTATTACAGATGCAAAAGAGATATGCTAAAAAAAGAATGTAGCCATGGGTAGAACAGAGTAAATGAAATTAGTAAGGCATACGGTTATCTTCTTGAGCCAAGAAGTCTTCAACAGTGTGGACAGCACACGATAAGACAGGATCCTGATGAGTGGCAAGCTGTTGTTGCCCACCCGTTGACATCTTTTTAAGCCCTTGATGCCATCCACAATCTCCAAATGGGAATAAGAGCGGATACTGAAGTGCATCATAACAACCATAATAATGC encodes:
- the LOC130471422 gene encoding uncharacterized protein; its protein translation is MQYPLLFPFGDCGWHQGLKKMSTGGQQQLATHQDPVLSCAVHTVEDFLAQEDNLAHQGREGSAKHISCREYYAYKLQIRPCNMLLRAGRCFQQYIVDMYVKIENTRLDFFRKNQQTIRADLYQGILDTVESGENSAANVGHRVVLPPSFLGGPRDMKKRYLNAMSLVKKYGKPDLFLTMTCNPNWPEIKQELAVGEEAQNRPDLVSRIFRAKLIALKHHIMKKKYLVKLLL